The DNA window CACCCCTGCCCGGTTCATCCGAAGCAACACGTCGGGAAACGGTCTCCCCCCGCTCGGTTATGTCAAGCCGCTCCTGAAAAGAGAGAAGCTCGCGGGCTTGCGCTATGACGAAGCCGTCCGCATCGGCGAGGACTATGATTTCCTCCTGCGCTTCCTCCTTGCAGGCGGGCGCTTCTTCATCACCCCGGAATTGCTCTATCTCTACAGGCGTCATGCACAGTCGATCTCGCACAGGCTCTCCGAGGGCACGGTTCTTGCCATGATCGCCAACCAGCAGAAGCTGACGGCGACTTGCGGACGCTTTCCACCCGACATCGAGGGCTTGCTGGAAGACAGAATGGCCGCGCTCCGTGCGTTGCTCTCCTTCGAGCACCTCGTACTTTCGATCAAGGAGCGGCGGATGACCCGCGCCTTGAGGCAGCTGGCCGCCAGTCCCGGCCTTGTGCGGCCGCTCGCGCGCTCCGTCGCGGAAAACCTGGAAGCGCGCTTCAAACGGAAGCGCCCTGCGATGCAGGCAGCCGGCGCGGTTGCCTTCCACGACGCGGCGCATCCGCCGCAGGAGGCGCGCGCGCTTCACGCCGCGTCGGGCATCGACCTCGATGTAGAGATCGCGGAGGTGCCCCCTTACGAGCCGCCGCCAAGCCGCAGCCCTTCCGACGGGGCGAGCCGCGCGCTGCATCTTCGGTTCGCCGCCATGGCCATGCAATCGGACATGCAGGTCGTCTGCCACGGCCTCGCCGGGCTCCACGCCACGGGCTTCCTGCCGAGGAAGCGGATCATGGCCACGGTGGTGGACCGGCCGGAAGAACTCGACCGGATTCTGGAATGGCCGGAGGCGGGGAGCCGGCTCGTGATCGCCGAGGCGCTGCTGCCGCACGCCCCCGCCCTCGAGACGCTGCCCTTCTGCCCCGGATACCGGCTTCTGGTCAGGAAAGAGCACGCCCCGGCAAAGCCTGCGAGGAGGACGCGCTCCAGAGCCGCAAATGCCTAGCCCCGTGGAAGACGGTTCGACAATGCAACGGAGACGCTCGATGTCGGAGAAGCAGACGGCACTCGTTCAGGTTC is part of the Chelativorans sp. AA-79 genome and encodes:
- a CDS encoding glycosyltransferase family 2 protein; this translates as MTGAKPGRESEPLVSVIMANYRSAEHLPAALDSVLAQTVRDLEVIVSDDASPDESADVVRRYMERDPRVQLITTDKNSGPASARNRALEAARGVWIAIVDSDDIIHPERFEMLIAAATQLGADGIADDLLFFSDAGPGGTLLGETAKAGPQQITPARFIRSNTSGNGLPPLGYVKPLLKREKLAGLRYDEAVRIGEDYDFLLRFLLAGGRFFITPELLYLYRRHAQSISHRLSEGTVLAMIANQQKLTATCGRFPPDIEGLLEDRMAALRALLSFEHLVLSIKERRMTRALRQLAASPGLVRPLARSVAENLEARFKRKRPAMQAAGAVAFHDAAHPPQEARALHAASGIDLDVEIAEVPPYEPPPSRSPSDGASRALHLRFAAMAMQSDMQVVCHGLAGLHATGFLPRKRIMATVVDRPEELDRILEWPEAGSRLVIAEALLPHAPALETLPFCPGYRLLVRKEHAPAKPARRTRSRAANA